A single region of the Alosa alosa isolate M-15738 ecotype Scorff River chromosome 6, AALO_Geno_1.1, whole genome shotgun sequence genome encodes:
- the LOC125296300 gene encoding pyruvate dehydrogenase (acetyl-transferring) kinase isozyme 2, mitochondrial-like, with protein MKFVRFIMKNAALANVPKHIDHFSKFSPSPLSMKQFLDFGSTNACEKTSFAFLRQELPVRLSNIMKEISLMPDRLLTTPSVQLVQSWYIQSLMEILEFLDHRPDDHRVLDAFNDALVTIRNRHNDVVPTMAQGIIEYKDAFGQDPVTSQNIQYFLDRFYMSRISIRMLINQHTLIFDGTTNPAHPNTIGCIDSQCDVTEVIRDAFESAKMLCEQYYLGAPELEMTEINANSRNDPISISYIPSHLYHMLFELFKNAMRATIETHEASNNLPAIKVTVALGGEDLTIKMSDRGGGVPFRKIERLFSYMYSTAPRPTIGDHQRAPLVSG; from the exons ATGAAGTTCGTCAGATTTATCATGAAGAATGCTGCGCTGGCAAATGTGCCCAAGCACATTGACCATTTCTCAAAATTTTCTCCATCTCCTTTGTCAATGAAGCAGTTCTTGGATTTTG GTTCCACGAACGCCTGCGAGAAGACCTCATTCGCCTTCCTGCGGCAAGAGCTGCCTGTCCGGCTGTCCAACATCATGAAAGAGATTAGCCTTATGCCTGACCGACTGCTCACTACCCCATCTGTGCAGCttgtgcagagttg GTACATCCAGAGTCTAATGGAAATCCTGGAATTCCTGGACCACAGACCTGATGACCACAGAGTTTTAGATGC GTTTAACGATGCCTTGGTGACCATCAGGAACCGGCACAATGATGTTGTGCCCACCATGGCTCAGGGAATCATTGAATACAAAGACGCGTTTGGTCAGGACCCCGTCACCAGCCAGAACATCCAGTACTTCCTGGACCGCTTCTACATGAGCCGCATCTCCATCCGCATGCTCATTAACCAGCACA CTCTTATCTTTGACGGGACCACAAATCCTGCCCATCCAAATACTATCGGGTGCATTGACTCCCagtgtgacgtcacagaagttATCCGAG ATGCCTTTGAGAGTGCCAAGATGCTCTGTGAACAGTACTACCTGGGGGCTCCTGAACTCGAGATGACGGAGATTAACG cTAACAGCAGGAATGACCCAATCTCCATATCTTACATCCCTTCCCACTTGTATCATATGCTGTTTGAGCTCTTCAAG AATGCTATGAGAGCGACCATTGAGACACATGAAGCAAGTAACAATCTTCCTGCAATCAAAGTTACGGTGGCCTTAGGTGGAGAAGACCTCACAATTAAG ATGAGCGATAGAGGTGGTGGTGTTCCCTTCAGGAAGATCGAGAGACTCTTCAGTTACATGTATTCTACAGCTCCACGACCAACTATTGGGGACCACCAGAGAGCCCCACTGGTAAGCGGgtga